In the genome of Doryrhamphus excisus isolate RoL2022-K1 chromosome 11, RoL_Dexc_1.0, whole genome shotgun sequence, one region contains:
- the LOC131138845 gene encoding histone H2AX, which translates to MSGRGKTGAKARAKAKTRSSRAGLQFPVGRVHRLLRKGNYAERVGAGAPVYLAAVLEYLTAEILELAGNAARDNKKTRIIPRHLQLAVRNDEELNKLLGGVTIAQGGVLPNIQAVLLPKKTGQAAATTGKAGKKASSQSQEY; encoded by the coding sequence ATGTCTGGAAGAGGAAAGACCGGTGCCAAGGCCCGCGCAAAGGCGAAGACCCGTAGTTCCAGGGCCGGGCTGCAGTTTCCAGTTGGCCGAGTTCATCGTCTTCTCCGCAAAGGTAATTACGCTGAGCGTGTGGGCGCTGGCGCTCCAGTCTACCTGGCCGCCGTGCTGGAGTATCTCACTGCTGAGATCCTCGAGTTGGCTGGCAATGCTGCCCGGGACAACAAGAAGACTCGGATCATCCCTCGCCACCTCCAGCTGGCGGTACGTAACGACGAGGAGCTGAACAAACTGCTTGGCGGTGTCACCATCGCCCAGGGAGGCGTCCTGCCCAACATCCAGGCAGTCCTTCTACCCAAAAAGACCGGCCAGGCTGCTGCGACCACCGGGAAGGCGGGAAAGAAGGCCTCCTCGCAATCTCAGGAGTACTAG